From Coregonus clupeaformis isolate EN_2021a unplaced genomic scaffold, ASM2061545v1 scaf3998, whole genome shotgun sequence, the proteins below share one genomic window:
- the LOC123490444 gene encoding carboxypeptidase Y-like codes for CKDNTSLCVVDCPIHPVTTLSPPCHHPVTTLSLSPSRHHPVTTLSPPSHHPVTVTIQTPPCHHPTPPSHHPVATLSLSPSRHHPCHHPVTVATLSLSPSRHHPVTSLSLSPPSHHPYTTQAPPCHHLVTIITLSTPSYPHHPCHHLDTTLHHPVTPFHHPVTPFHHPYTTLSAPCQHPVTTQHHPTPPSHPLSPLSHPVTTHAPPCHYPVTTLSPPSHHPVTVTIQTPPCHPHHPVTTRLPPYTTQSPSFTTQSPREPEH; via the coding sequence GTGTAAGGACAACACTTCTCTGTGTGTGGTGGACTGTCCCATCCACCCTGTCACCACCCTGTCACCACCCTGTCACCACCCAGTCACCACCCTGTCACTGTCACCATCCAGACATCACCCAGTCACCACCCTGTCACCACCCAGTCACCACCCTGTCACTGTCACCATCCAGACACCACCCTGTCACCACCCTACACCACCCAGTCACCACCCTGTCGCCACCCTGTCACTGTCACCATCCAGACACCACCCCTGTCACCACCCTGTCACTGTCGCCACCCTGTCACTGTCACCATCCAGACACCATCCTGTCACCAGCCTGTCACTGTCACCACCCAGTCACCACCCATACACCACCCAGGCACCACCCTGTCACCACTTAGTCACCATCATTACCCTGTCAACACCCAGTTACCCTCATCACCCTTGTCACCACCTGGACACCACCCTACACCACCCAGTCACCCCCTTTCACCACCCAGTCACCCCCTTTCACCACCCCTACACCACCCTGTCAGCACCCTGTCAGCACCCTGTCACCACCCAGCACCACCCTACACCACCCAGTCATCCCCTTTCACCACTCAGTCACCCAGTCACCACCCATGCACCACCCTGTCACTACCCAGTCACCACCCTGTCACCACCCAGTCACCACCCTGTCACTGTCACCATCCAGACACCACCCTGTCACCCACATCACCCTGTCACCACCCGGTTACCACCCTACACCACCCAGTCACCCTCTTTCACGACCCAGTCACCCAGAGAACCAGAGCACTAA